In one window of Pseudoliparis swirei isolate HS2019 ecotype Mariana Trench chromosome 15, NWPU_hadal_v1, whole genome shotgun sequence DNA:
- the bnip3lb gene encoding BCL2 interacting protein 3 like b produces the protein MRPVTMSATVNVTSKNGDSGLNGSWVELEMNRSSASAAPGLLHLPRAEEEEAVAGGLEHVPSSSSIHDNDMEKILLDAQHESSRSNSSCDSPPRPHSPQEEDEQIIFDVDVSVRRESLTEEHALDQERDMDILMKDADWVADWSSRPENIPPKEFHFRHPRRSVSLSMRKTGAMKKGGIFSGDFLKVFIPSLLLSHILALGLGVYIGRRLTTAPATSF, from the exons ATGCGACCCGTGACGATGTCCGCCACCGTGAACGTTACTTCCAAGAACGGAGACTCCGGGCTTAACG GGTCCTGGGTGGAGTTGGAGATGAACCGAAGCTCAGCCTCCGCGGCCCCGGGCCTGCTGCACCTCCCTcgggcggaggaagaggaggccgtgGCGGGGGGGCTGGAGCACGTCCCGTCCTCGTCCTCCATCCACGACAACGACATGGAGAAGATCCTGCTGGACGCCCAGCACGAGTCGAGCCGCAGCAACTCCTCCTGCGACAG CCCCCCGAGGCCCCACAGCCCccaggaggaggacgagcagaTCATCTTCGACGTGGACGTGAGCGTCAGAAGAGAAAGCCTC acgGAGGAGCATGCCTTGGACCAGGAGAGGGACATGGACATCCTGATGAAGGACGCAGACTGGGTCGCTGACTGGTCCAGCCGACCGGAGAACATTCCCCCCAA GGAGTTTCACTTCCGCCACCCTCGGCGCTCCGTGTCGCTCAGCATGCGGAAGACCGGCGCCATGAAGAAAGGAGGAATCTTCTCCGGCGACTTCCTCAAAGTCTTCATCCCCTCGCTGCTGCTGTCGCACATCCTCGCTCTGGGGCTGGG agtGTACATCGGAAGGAGGCTGACCACGGCGCCCGCCACCTCcttctga